Proteins encoded together in one Pseudomonas sp. ADAK13 window:
- a CDS encoding DUF4262 domain-containing protein yields MNIIRAVALFAASLFSMNTSAKAPLPGFQLPKADSEYDEQVLADIKKIGWHHVHVRAEDGEPSFAYSLGFYANFGQPEIIVFGLPPQIAQQLLNITAIRFAGAKAAYETYTPYDDIAEGMRIAFIPVARQHYREYLGYAGWFYGSVQADFPALQMVWPDKQGRFPWEPTYDQSFSRLQPLLDK; encoded by the coding sequence ATGAACATCATTCGCGCCGTCGCCCTCTTCGCCGCCTCATTGTTCTCGATGAACACGTCGGCCAAGGCCCCGCTCCCGGGATTCCAGTTGCCCAAGGCAGATTCGGAGTACGACGAACAGGTATTGGCGGATATCAAGAAAATCGGCTGGCATCATGTACATGTGCGTGCCGAAGACGGGGAGCCGTCGTTTGCCTACTCGCTGGGGTTCTACGCAAATTTCGGCCAGCCGGAAATCATCGTATTCGGGCTGCCACCGCAGATTGCACAGCAGTTGCTGAACATCACCGCGATCCGCTTTGCCGGCGCGAAAGCCGCCTATGAAACCTACACGCCCTATGACGATATTGCCGAAGGCATGCGCATCGCGTTCATTCCTGTCGCCCGCCAGCACTACCGCGAATACCTCGGTTATGCCGGCTGGTTCTACGGTTCGGTCCAGGCGGATTTCCCCGCGCTGCAAATGGTCTGGCCGGACAAGCAAGGGCGCTTTCCGTGGGAGCCGACCTACGACCAGTCGTTCTCACGGCTCCAGCCGCTGCTGGACAAGTAG
- a CDS encoding fumarylacetoacetate hydrolase family protein, translating into MTRYVITPNEIPSLAIQDDDARFPLRRVFCVGRNYGEHTREMGHDPDREPPFFFMKPADAVVPAEGVIAYPPLTADLHHEVELVVAIGKGGVDIAPEDALAHVWGYGLGIDLTRRDLQAQAKKQSRPWEWAKAFDASAPCTALQPVSAVGHPGTGRIWLKVNGEQRQVGDLADQIWSVAEVISHASQSVALKAGDLIFTGTPAGVGTLQPGDVVTAGIDGLAELGFTLGQG; encoded by the coding sequence ATGACCCGCTACGTCATCACTCCCAACGAAATCCCGTCCCTCGCCATCCAGGACGACGACGCTCGCTTCCCGCTGCGCCGGGTGTTCTGTGTGGGGCGCAACTACGGCGAACATACCCGTGAAATGGGCCACGACCCCGACCGCGAGCCGCCGTTCTTTTTCATGAAACCGGCCGATGCCGTGGTGCCCGCCGAGGGCGTGATCGCCTATCCGCCGCTGACCGCCGACCTGCACCATGAAGTCGAGTTGGTGGTAGCCATCGGCAAGGGCGGGGTGGACATTGCCCCGGAAGATGCCCTCGCGCATGTCTGGGGTTACGGCCTGGGCATCGACCTGACCCGCCGCGACCTCCAGGCCCAGGCGAAAAAACAGTCGCGTCCCTGGGAATGGGCCAAGGCCTTCGATGCGTCGGCACCTTGCACGGCGTTGCAGCCGGTGAGCGCCGTCGGCCACCCGGGCACTGGGCGAATCTGGCTGAAGGTCAATGGTGAACAACGCCAGGTGGGCGACCTGGCGGACCAGATCTGGTCGGTGGCCGAGGTGATCAGCCATGCGTCCCAATCCGTGGCGCTGAAGGCTGGCGACCTGATCTTCACCGGTACTCCGGCGGGCGTCGGCACCTTGCAACCGGGGGATGTCGTGACCGCCGGAATCGACGGCCTGGCCGAGCTGGGCTTCACCCTCGGCCAGGGTTGA
- a CDS encoding DMT family transporter — MAWLLLGLAGILEIAFAFAMKASDGFTRFTPGLLTVVTGVSSVILLSMSLRTLPVGSAYAVWTGIGAAGTAILGMALLGDSTAPLRVLCIVLILAGVIGLKLVSAN; from the coding sequence ATGGCATGGCTACTCCTCGGCTTGGCCGGCATCCTTGAAATCGCCTTCGCGTTCGCGATGAAGGCCTCGGATGGCTTCACCCGATTTACCCCCGGACTGCTCACCGTGGTGACCGGCGTTTCCAGCGTGATCCTGCTTTCGATGTCGCTGCGCACCCTTCCAGTGGGCAGCGCCTATGCGGTCTGGACGGGAATCGGCGCCGCCGGCACCGCGATCCTCGGCATGGCGTTGCTGGGCGACTCCACCGCGCCGTTGCGGGTGCTGTGCATCGTGCTGATCCTGGCAGGCGTGATCGGCCTCAAGCTGGTCTCGGCCAATTAG